Within the Micromonospora citrea genome, the region GGACCAGCCGGCTCGCCTGCACCACGTACATCGCGCCGGCCACCCAGTAGAGCACCAGGCCCCACCACGCCAGGCCCCAACCGATCGCGCCCGCCACCGCCGCCGCGCCCGGAACCGCCGCGGCCAGCAGCAGGACCGGGAACGCGGCCAGCAGCAGGAACGTCGCGGTCTTGCCCACATAGTGCACCGGCGGCGGCCCGTACCCGAACCGGCGCAGCACCGCCAGCGATCCGAGCAGGAGCAGCTCGCGCGCCAGCAGCGCCGCGGTGAACTGCCAGGGCACCACGCCCCGGGCCGTGAAGCCGACCAGGGTGGCGAGGATGTAGAGGCGGTCGGCGGCCGGGTCGAGCAGTTCCCCGAGCCGGCTGACCTGGCGCATCCGGCGCGCGATCCAACCGTCCACCCAGTCCGTCGTGCCGCCGACGGCCAGCACCACGATCGCGGCCACGTCGGCGCGCGCGACGAGCAGGAGATAGAGGAAGAGCGGGACACCGAGCAGCCGGACGAAGCTGATCAGGTTCGGCAGGGTCAGCACGCGGTCCCCCGCGACCGGCGCGCTCGTGCCGGCGCGGGCCTCCGCATGCTCCGAGCGAGCCGGCCGACGCGACACCGAACCTCCTCCGCCGCACGCTCCAGCCGCCCGGTCGAGACGGGCGCCGCGGAGGCACGTGCGCGCTGTCGGGCCGGCTGGTGCCGGCACCCCTTGCGATCCCGGTGCGGGACCGTCGCCTGACACGGCCCGTGATCGCGGTGATCACGGGCCGGCTGACTGCGCTGCCACTATATCGGGCCGCCTCCGGGCCTCTCCGTTCTCAGCTGCCCCGTTCCCCCGCTGCCTCGCTGTCCGGTGTCGTGGCCGACACCACCCCTAAAGCGTCCTAGGACACTAGAGGGGAGGGTGGACCGGGGCGCGAGTGGATCGCGTCAGGCGGAGCGGGCCGACGAGTCGGGCAGCGCCTCCGCCGGGGCGGCGGTGGCGGCCTGCTCGAACGCCCGCAGGGCCAGCAGCAGGTCGTGCTGCACCCGGCCGGGCATCCGGTCCAGCACCGCCTGCACCGCCCGGTGGCGGCGCTCCTTCAGCTCCCGCAGCAGGGTCTCCCCCGCGGCGGTCGGCACCAACCGCACCTCCCGCCGGTCCCGGGGATCGGGGACGCGCCGCAGCAGGCCGGTCGCCTCCAGCCGGTCGCAGAGCCGGCTCGCCGAGGAGGGCACGACGTCGAGCAACTCGGCCAGGCCGTTGACGTTGGTGTCGGGCCGGCTGTCGACCAGCGACAGCACGCGCAGTTGGGTCGGCGACACCGCCACGTGGTGCCGGGACGCGGCGGAGTCGAGCACGCCGACGAGCGCCTCGGCGGCGGCGTCGATCGCCGCGGCGAGATCCGGAGGTCGCTCCACCAGGTGTCCCCTGCGATCGTCCCGCTCGTGCGCGGCGGCCTCGGCGACCGCTCTCACCCGTCGCCCCGCCCACCGGAACCGCGCCAGTCCAGGCAGACCACTACCGCGTCGTCGCCGAGGTCGGTGTCCGCGTGCCAGGCGTGCAGTTCGCGCATCACCGTACCAACCGCCTCGGCCGGCGGTTGCAGCCGCGTGGAGCGCATCGTCCGCGCCATCGCCCGCTCGCCGTACGCGCCCCGGTCACCGGGGTCGGCGGCCCACACCCCGTCGCTGACCACGAACAGCCGGTCCCCCGGCTCCAGGTCGAACTCCTGCACGTCGTAGCGGGACTCGGCGAACATGCCCAGCGGCAGCTGCTGCTCCAGCCGGATCGGCGTGACGGTGCCGCCGCGCAGGCGCAGCAGGTGCGGGGAGCCGGCGTCCACCGCCCGGACCCGGCCCGTCACGGTGTCCAGCTCGAGCAGCAGCGTCGCCACGTACCGCCGGCCCCGGTGCTGGTAGTAGACGGTGTCGGAGGCGAGCTCGGCCTGCTCGACGAGGCTGCCCCCGGAGCGCCGGGCGTTGCGCAGCGCGTTCACCGTGACCGCCGTGAGCAGCGCCGCCGCCAGCCCGATGCCGGCGCCGTTGAGCACCGTCGTGGTGAGCCGGTCACCGTCCACGGACCAGTCGAAGTGGTCGCCGCCGACCGTGTACGCCGGTTCGAGCTGGCCGGCCAGCTCGAACGCGTCGTGGCTGACGCTGCGTCCCGGCAGCAGCTCCCACTGCATCTCGGCGGCCATGCTCAGCCGCTCGCGGCGGCGGGCGCGGCGGTACCGGTCGGTCTCCCGGTCCGCGGCGCGCAGCGCCACGGCCAGGTCGCCGGCGATGTCGGCGGCGGCCTCGACGGTGTCCGGGCCGGCCGGGCCCGGCAGCTCGACCAGGAGCACGCCCAGCCGCTCCCCCCACACCGACAGGGGCAGGTAGAGCCGGCACCGGCCCGAGTCGTCGGCGTCGACCACCGGCTGCTGGCTGCTGAAGCAGCGCTGCGCCATGCTGTGGCAGGCGAGGAACCCGCCGTCGGGCAGCTCCGGGTCCAGCACCGGCCACAGCCCGCTGATCCGGTAGTCGGCGATGAACACGTCCGTCCGTGTCGCGCCCAGACCGGCCCGGATAGCCTTGTCCGCCGCCTCCACCACCCGGTCGGGTGGCGCCGCCCGCAGCGCACGCGAGACCTGGCCCGGTGCCTCCACCATCGATCATCCTCCGGAATACTTGCCGTAGGGCAAGCATCATACGGAGGTGCCCACCCCGCACCGGCAGCCGGGACACGCTCGGGGCGGCGCACTCGGGCCTGCCTGCGGTTTCCGGGACGACGCCGGGGCGTCGGTGCCCCTTCGGGGTGGGTGTGCGGCCCAGGTGTGCGCCCGGGGCAGGGCGATGGCGACGGTGGTCACCACGACGACGGTCTCGCCCCACGGCATCCGTCTCAGCGTGGCCGGCGCGACGCCGCGACAGTCGGACGTCGCCACCGAACGACGATCATCACCGCCCGCCGCGCGCCACGGCCCGCGCGGGGACCGCTGCGGGCCGGGCAGAGGCCGCCGGGGGCGTGCCGGCGGCGACCGGTCAGCCGGCCGAGCGGACGGCCACCGCGCCGTAGAAGGCGTCCGGGACCTGCGCCGGCGGGCCGTCGGGACGCCACCGGCTGATCGGGACGATGCCGTCCTCGGTGGGCGTCCACCGGCCGAGCAGCGGCGCGAACGCGGCCGGCGGGCGCATCCGGAACGCGGGCCCCATCATCGCGAGGGCCTCCGGATGCCCGGCCAGCTCCTCGGTGTCGAAGTCGACCGCCAGCATGCTGCCCGGCGCCGTCGCCTCGTGAAGCTCGTCGAGGGTGCGGGCCAGCGTCTCGTCGTCGAGGAACGCCGCCAGCCCGAGGAAGACCACCCCGACCGGCCGCCTCCCCCACCCCGGCAGGAACCGGTGCAGCTGCGCGCGGTCCACCGTGCCGATGTCGGTGGCGTCGCCGTAGCCGTAGCCGGCCCGGTCGCTGCCGGCGAGCAGTCGCTGGCCGAGCCGGATGGTGACAGGGTCGACGTCGGTGTAGAGCACGGTGGCGTCCGGGGCGACCTCGTGCACGTTGCCCCTGGTGGGCACCCCGGCGCCGAAGACCAGGAAGCTGTCCACCCCCGCCGCGGTCATCGCCCGCACCGCCCGGCCCAGGAAGGCCCGCAGCTCCCGGAACACCGGCGCACACGGCCCGTACGCCTGCTCGAAGGCGCGAGCCGCCGCCACGTCGACCGGGTAGTGGTGCTCCCCGCCGAGCCAGTGATCGATCATCCGCGCGGTGCTCGGCTGGTCCGGCTCCACCATCGACGACGCTCCCTCCCCGGCGGTCGTCGACAGCGTACCGACCGGTCGTCCTGCGCGGTATCGCCCCGCGGAGCGGCGGCGGGCCGCGATACTGGCCGGGAACCGGCGGGAGGTGGGCGGTGAACTCGGCGAACGGCGCGGCGGTGGTCGTCGGCGTGGACGGCTCGGAGTCGGCCTCGCGGGCCGTCCGGCTGGCGGCCGTCGAGGCGGCCCGCCGCCAGCGCCCACTGCGGATCGTGCACGGGTTCATCTGGCCGCTGCTGCACGTGCCGGTGGACGCGCCCGCCGGCAGCCCGCCCGGCGCCGGCCTGCGCCACCAGGCGGAACAGGTCGTCGCCGCCGCCACCGCGGAGGCCGAGGCGACGGTGCCCGGGCTGCGGATCTCGGGCGAGATCATCGACGGGGAGGCCGCGGCGGTGCTGCTCGGCGAGTCGCCGGCCGCCGCGATGATCGTGCTCGGCGACCGGGGGCTCGGCGGTTTCTCGGCGCTGGTGGTCGGCTCCGTCGCCGTGCAGGTCGCCTCGCACGCCGACTGCCCCGTGCTGGTGGCTCGGGGCACCGACCGCGCCGACGGGCCCGTGGTGGTGGGCGTCGACGGCTCCGAGACGTCCCGGCTCGCCGTGGAGTTCGCCGTCGAGGAGGCGTCCGTGCGCGGCGCGGCGCTGGTCGCGGTGCACGCCTACCGGCACCCGGCCTCGACCGGCCCCGGCGACATGCAGCCCCTCGTGTACGAGGAGACCGAGCTGCGTTCCGAGGAGGAGCGGGTGGTGGCCGAGTCGCTGACCGGGCTCACCGAGCGGTGGCCCGACGTGCCGGTCAGCCGGGAGACCGTCCGGGGCCGCCCCACCACCGTGCTCGCCGAGCAGTCCCGGCGGGCCCAGCTGCTGGTCGTCGGCCGGCGCGGGCGCGGCGAGCTGACCGGGCTGCTGCTGGGCTCGGTGAGCCAGTCCCTGCTGCACCACGCCGACTGCCCGGTCGCCGTCGTCCGCGCGCCCCACTGAGCCGCCCGGCGGGGTTGGCCCCGGCGCAGGCGGGTAGACGAGCGCGGTACGCCAACGGCGAGGACGACCGGAGGAGGCAGTGATGCCAGGACCACGGCCGGGCAGCAACGCGTACGACAAGCAGCGGGCGCGCATCCGCGACGCCATCGACGATTCGGGACGACGGGTGCCGGACGACAAGGCGAACGACGTCGCCAACCGGATCCTGCAGTCCGACCGTGGCCAGCGGGGCGTCGTCCGCGGCGAGCGGGTCTACGGCCCCAAGGGCGAACGCGAACCGGGCGACCCGAAGTGAGGGGGCGCCAACTGGCCGACGGGGCGATCGCCGGCGCGGTCGGCAGCGCCGCCCTGAACGTGGTCAGCTACCTGGACATGGTGCTCCGGGCGCGGCCGGCGAGCAGCACCCCGGAGCGGACCGCCGGGCGGCTGGCCGGGGTCGCGCACGTCGACCTCGGGCCCGAGGACCGGGCGGCCAACCGCCGCTCGGGCTTCGGGCCCCTGCTCGGGTACGGCATCGGCGTCGCCGCGGGGGTCGGCTACGCCCTGCTCGCACGGGGCCGCCGGATGCCCCTGGCCCTGGGCACGGGGGTCCTCGGCGGCGGCGTGATGACGATGTCCGACGGGTCGATGACGCTGCTCGGCGTCACCGACCCGCGCACCTGGCGGCGGTCGGACTGGCTGGCCGACATCGTGCCGCACGTCGCGTACGGCATGGCGGCCGCAGCCACCTGGAACCGGCTGCGGCCGCCACTGTCGGGCCGGCGCGGTTAGCCCCGGGCGCTCTCGTCGTCGGCGACCGGCTCCGTCGCCGGGCCGTACGGCGAGACCTGCCCGCGGGGCACCGGGCGGCCCTCGTCGCCGCGCGACGAGCCCCGGTTGCGCGGGTGGCCGCTCGGGTTGGGACCCTTGCTGTCCTGGCTGGTGGCGCCCTTGTCGTTGCGGCGGAACTCCTCCTGCTGCGGGTTCACCACGGGTCTCTCCTTCCGGGGTTCGACCGTGTCGCGTCCCGGTTACCCGGCCCGGTCGGCGCCATGCGGCCGGGCCGTCACAGGGCTGACCCGGCCCGCAGCGGGTACACCGGGAGGATGGGCGACGACCGGAAGGTGGCGCGGGTCCTGCTGGACCGGCGGGGCCACACGTACGCCGAGGAGGCGGGCATCAGCCTGGCCGACCGACCCGCCCCGCTCTACCAGCTGCTGGTGCTCGCCACGCTGCTGAGCACCCGGATCCGCGCCGGGGTCGCCGTGGCGGCCGCCCGGGAGCTGTTCGCCGCCGGCTACCGCACCCCGCAGACGATGGAGGCGGCGAGCTGGCAGGACCGGGTCGACGCGCTGGGCCGGGGCCACTACCGCCGCTACGACGAGCGGACCTCGACGATGCTCGGCACCGGCGCCCGGCTGTGCCTGGACCGCTGGCGCGGCGACCTGCGCCGGCTGCACCGCGAGGCCGACGGCGAGCCGGGGACGCTGCGTCGGCTGCTGACCGAGTTTCCGGGCATCGGCCCGACGGGGGCCGACATCTTCCTGCGCGAGGCCCAGGTGGTGTGGCCGGACGTGCGCCCGTACGCCGACCGACGCGCCCTGTCCGGGGCGGAGCGCCTCGGCCTGCCCCGCTCGGCCGACCGGCTGGCGGGGCTGGTGCGGCCGGCCGACTTCGGCAGGTTGGCGTCGGCGCTGGTGCGGGTGGCGCTCGGCGAGGAGTCCGCCGGCGAGGTCGCCCGCGCCGCCGGCCGGTGAGGGGCCCCGCCGCGGGCGGCCGGGCGCGGCGGCTCACTTGGCGGTCTTGTCGCCCGGCTTGGTCAGGTTCCACACCAGCAGCGCCGCGAGCAGCGCGAGCACCACGAGTCCGCCGGAGAGCCCCCGGCCGTCCTCCTCGCTGCGGCCGGTGGTGCCGAAGTAGATCACCGCGAGGCCGGCCAGCACCGTGACGAACGTCCGCATCCCTCGGTCCTTCACGTCCCGGACGGTACGGC harbors:
- a CDS encoding SAM-dependent methyltransferase gives rise to the protein MVEPDQPSTARMIDHWLGGEHHYPVDVAAARAFEQAYGPCAPVFRELRAFLGRAVRAMTAAGVDSFLVFGAGVPTRGNVHEVAPDATVLYTDVDPVTIRLGQRLLAGSDRAGYGYGDATDIGTVDRAQLHRFLPGWGRRPVGVVFLGLAAFLDDETLARTLDELHEATAPGSMLAVDFDTEELAGHPEALAMMGPAFRMRPPAAFAPLLGRWTPTEDGIVPISRWRPDGPPAQVPDAFYGAVAVRSAG
- a CDS encoding universal stress protein, giving the protein MNSANGAAVVVGVDGSESASRAVRLAAVEAARRQRPLRIVHGFIWPLLHVPVDAPAGSPPGAGLRHQAEQVVAAATAEAEATVPGLRISGEIIDGEAAAVLLGESPAAAMIVLGDRGLGGFSALVVGSVAVQVASHADCPVLVARGTDRADGPVVVGVDGSETSRLAVEFAVEEASVRGAALVAVHAYRHPASTGPGDMQPLVYEETELRSEEERVVAESLTGLTERWPDVPVSRETVRGRPTTVLAEQSRRAQLLVVGRRGRGELTGLLLGSVSQSLLHHADCPVAVVRAPH
- a CDS encoding PP2C family protein-serine/threonine phosphatase, whose protein sequence is MVEAPGQVSRALRAAPPDRVVEAADKAIRAGLGATRTDVFIADYRISGLWPVLDPELPDGGFLACHSMAQRCFSSQQPVVDADDSGRCRLYLPLSVWGERLGVLLVELPGPAGPDTVEAAADIAGDLAVALRAADRETDRYRRARRRERLSMAAEMQWELLPGRSVSHDAFELAGQLEPAYTVGGDHFDWSVDGDRLTTTVLNGAGIGLAAALLTAVTVNALRNARRSGGSLVEQAELASDTVYYQHRGRRYVATLLLELDTVTGRVRAVDAGSPHLLRLRGGTVTPIRLEQQLPLGMFAESRYDVQEFDLEPGDRLFVVSDGVWAADPGDRGAYGERAMARTMRSTRLQPPAEAVGTVMRELHAWHADTDLGDDAVVVCLDWRGSGGRGDG
- a CDS encoding CDP-alcohol phosphatidyltransferase family protein codes for the protein MSRRPARSEHAEARAGTSAPVAGDRVLTLPNLISFVRLLGVPLFLYLLLVARADVAAIVVLAVGGTTDWVDGWIARRMRQVSRLGELLDPAADRLYILATLVGFTARGVVPWQFTAALLARELLLLGSLAVLRRFGYGPPPVHYVGKTATFLLLAAFPVLLLAAAVPGAAAVAGAIGWGLAWWGLVLYWVAGAMYVVQASRLVRAVRARGASA
- a CDS encoding MarR family winged helix-turn-helix transcriptional regulator: MERPPDLAAAIDAAAEALVGVLDSAASRHHVAVSPTQLRVLSLVDSRPDTNVNGLAELLDVVPSSASRLCDRLEATGLLRRVPDPRDRREVRLVPTAAGETLLRELKERRHRAVQAVLDRMPGRVQHDLLLALRAFEQAATAAPAEALPDSSARSA
- a CDS encoding phosphatidylethanolamine-binding protein, with the protein product MPGPRPGSNAYDKQRARIRDAIDDSGRRVPDDKANDVANRILQSDRGQRGVVRGERVYGPKGEREPGDPK